The following are encoded in a window of Struthio camelus isolate bStrCam1 chromosome Z, bStrCam1.hap1, whole genome shotgun sequence genomic DNA:
- the LOC138064552 gene encoding proteinase-activated receptor 3-like — protein MKILVLTGLFSLTSSLFTAASESSLNTSAIQTVSLIKTFRGISARDYDYIPPYAIEGETTTVRIRERKCSSKKPNDSTLTEVNNTTLEYLTSSLSTKLIPAVYLSAVLLGVPSNAIILWMLLFRIRSVCTAILYTNLAVSDLLFCIMLPFKIAYHLNGNNWIFGEMMCRTTTAVFYGNMYCSILLLTCISVSRYVAIVHPFTYKSLPKRTYATAVCATVWTIVFLYMLPLCIMKQSYYVKQLGIFTCHDVHNACETVSAFQFYYYISLAIFGFLIPLVTIIFCYIAIIQTLKTHEWFWYVKVSLLILTIFAICFVPSNIILIVHHISYYYYNTDGLYSFYLIALCLSSLNSCLDPFLYFLMSKIRSQSNIYLTMVKVSREK, from the exons ATGAAGATACTAGTTTTAACTGGATTGTTCTCTCTTACCTCAAGTCTTTTCACAGCAG CTTCAGAATCTTCCCTTAATACCTCTGCAATTCAAACTGTCTCTCTTATCAAGACTTTTCGTGGCATTTCTGCAAGAGACTATGATTATATTCCCCCTTATGCTATAGAAGGGGAGACAACGACTGTTCGTATCAGAGAGCGCAAGTGCTCTTCAAAAAAGCCAAATGACTCAACTTTAACAGAAGTTAACAACACAACGCTGGAGTACCTGACCAGTTCTCTAAGCACCAAGCTAATACCTGCTGTCTACCTCAGCGCTGTTCTACTAGGTGTGCCATCTAATGCCATTATTCTGTGGATGCTGCTCTTCCGAATTCGATCCGTGTGTACTGCCATCCTCTACACAAACTTAGCTGTTTCGGACCTGCTGTTCTGCATCATGTTGCCATTCAAAATAGCCTATCACCTCAATGGAAACAACTGGATTTTTGGCGAAATGATGTGTCGAACTACAACTGCCGTGTTTTACGGCAACATGTACTGCTCCATTCTGCTGCTCACGTGCATCAGCGTCAGCCGGTACGTGGCCATTGTCCACCCCTTCACCTACAAGAGCCTGCCCAAGCGCACCTACGCTACCGCTGTCTGCGCTACCGTGTGGACCATCGTCTTCCTGTACATGCTTCCGCTTTGCATCATGAAACAGAGCTATTATGTGAAACAACTGGGCATTTTCACCTGTCACGATGTGCACAACGCCTGTGAAACTGTATCAGCCTTCCAGTTCTACTACTACATTTCTTTAGCTATCTTTGGATTTTTAATACCTCTTGTAACTATCATTTTCTGCTACATCGCGATCATACAAACACTTAAGACTCATGAATGGTTCTGGTATGTTAAAGTAAGTCTTTTGATCCTGACGATCTTTGCTATTTGCTTTGTACCAAGCAACATCATCCTTATTGTCCATCATATCAGCTACTACTATTACAACACAGATGGGTTGTATTCTTTTTATCTAATTGCCTTGTGCCTTAGCAGCTTAAACAGTTGCCTTGATCCTTTCCTTTACTTTCTGATGTCCAAAATCAGAAGTCAATCCAATATCTATCTAACAATGGTTAAAGTATCCAGGGAAAAATGA